In Candidatus Poribacteria bacterium, the following proteins share a genomic window:
- the fumC gene encoding class II fumarate hydratase, with translation MRTETDSMGTLHVPDDRYWGAQTQRALQNFKIGEERLPRAAIWALGTIKQAVAQVNADLGLLENRLAEAISDAAQEVIDGTLDDHFPLRIWQTGSGTQTNMNVNEVISNRAIEMLGGELGSKDPIHPNDHVNKSQSTNDVFPTAIHLSMARQIQEHLLPRLTRLRSAFAEKASAYAEIVKIGRTHLMDATPLTLGQEFSAYTQQLAAAEQRINAVLPHLSELPIGGTAVGTGLNTHPDYTARVVAKLSETTGYALKRAPNAFEALACRDAVVSASGALKTLAVALFKIANDIRWLASGPRCGLGELQVPEMEPGSSIMPGKVNPTQCEAVTMVCAQVMGNDTTLAFAGANGALQLNVFMPVMAYNALQSIQLLGDACESFRENCVEGIVPNTETIGRHLSESLMLVTALTPHIGYDQAAKVAQYAHEHGSTLREAAIALEVLTGEAFDELVLPGEMTRPNLG, from the coding sequence ATGCGAACGGAAACAGATAGTATGGGGACACTTCACGTCCCAGACGACCGATATTGGGGGGCACAGACACAACGTGCGCTCCAAAATTTTAAGATTGGTGAAGAACGCTTGCCGCGTGCTGCGATATGGGCACTCGGTACCATCAAGCAAGCAGTAGCACAGGTCAACGCAGACCTCGGTCTGCTCGAAAACCGGCTTGCCGAAGCCATCAGCGACGCAGCACAAGAAGTTATTGATGGAACATTAGACGATCACTTCCCGCTCCGTATTTGGCAGACAGGTAGTGGAACCCAGACGAATATGAATGTCAATGAAGTCATCTCGAATCGGGCAATTGAGATGCTTGGGGGCGAGTTGGGAAGTAAAGACCCGATCCATCCGAACGACCATGTCAATAAGTCCCAATCCACAAACGATGTCTTCCCGACTGCCATCCATTTGTCAATGGCCCGGCAGATTCAAGAGCATCTTTTGCCGCGTCTGACACGGCTGCGATCGGCATTTGCAGAAAAGGCATCCGCTTATGCAGAGATTGTTAAGATCGGACGCACACATCTGATGGATGCGACACCCCTTACACTCGGACAGGAATTTAGTGCTTACACACAACAACTCGCCGCTGCAGAACAACGCATCAATGCCGTGCTGCCGCATCTCTCTGAACTTCCAATTGGTGGAACAGCCGTTGGGACAGGGTTGAATACACATCCCGACTATACAGCACGGGTCGTGGCAAAATTATCAGAAACAACAGGCTATGCACTCAAACGCGCACCAAACGCGTTTGAGGCACTCGCGTGCCGAGATGCCGTTGTGAGCGCAAGCGGTGCCTTGAAAACACTGGCGGTGGCTCTATTTAAGATCGCCAACGACATCCGATGGCTCGCTTCGGGACCTCGGTGTGGACTCGGTGAATTGCAGGTACCTGAGATGGAACCCGGAAGTTCGATTATGCCGGGAAAGGTAAATCCGACACAGTGTGAAGCCGTCACGATGGTGTGTGCACAGGTGATGGGGAATGATACGACTTTGGCATTCGCCGGTGCAAATGGGGCATTGCAACTGAATGTATTTATGCCTGTGATGGCATATAACGCTTTACAATCTATACAACTGCTTGGTGATGCGTGTGAGTCATTCCGCGAGAATTGTGTCGAAGGCATCGTGCCGAATACTGAAACGATAGGGCGACACCTCTCAGAATCACTGATGCTTGTAACAGCGTTGACCCCGCATATTGGATATGATCAAGCGGCAAAGGTTGCGCAGTATGCACATGAACACGGAAGCACGCTGCGTGAGGCGGCTATTGCCCTTGAGGTACTGACAGGTGAGGCGTTTGATGAACTTGTTTTGCCGGGAGAAATGACGCGGCCGAATTTAGGTTAA
- a CDS encoding CapA family protein, with protein sequence METRKMTKVKHTVIIILLMLSAGMSSQIAADESVPSDEISVLVVGDITISSRMTALTESKGAGVFFQGTADLIQSADVATASLNASISERGEPRYGIEHPFRAAPGLGRAIANAGFDAVSLATPHIMDFGFEALADTITELEWYDVKPIGAGTSVETAKRPAWVSVKRGQTETAQVALLAYYRVNEFARYTEDPLAYAVYSEMTNAVERIRTKAALVVVWLHWGSRSGSTDAAIGRQRIFAHALINAGADMVVCQQLHTFGGIELYQDKPIVYSLSDFIYDAYDKQHSHIVIPKATFDAKTLKSIELIPILTDPPKTAVRPGKPKESRDEVTLKKHPSKNPLQVANQFPSVLTGKAAIDTLQNYQRRCAELKTEVFIEGERGWIRFSNHER encoded by the coding sequence ATGGAAACTCGGAAAATGACGAAAGTTAAGCATACTGTTATAATCATTCTTCTGATGCTTTCCGCTGGAATGAGCAGTCAAATCGCAGCGGATGAATCAGTTCCCTCAGACGAGATTTCAGTTCTTGTCGTTGGTGATATTACGATCAGTAGTCGGATGACCGCATTGACTGAAAGCAAGGGTGCGGGTGTGTTTTTTCAGGGAACCGCTGATTTGATTCAATCTGCGGATGTCGCGACTGCTTCCCTGAACGCGAGCATCTCGGAAAGAGGTGAGCCGCGATACGGGATTGAACACCCCTTTCGGGCAGCACCGGGACTCGGCAGAGCCATTGCGAATGCAGGATTTGATGCTGTCTCCTTAGCCACTCCACATATAATGGATTTCGGTTTCGAGGCGTTGGCGGATACGATCACAGAACTGGAGTGGTATGATGTCAAACCGATTGGTGCTGGGACGAGTGTAGAAACCGCGAAACGACCGGCATGGGTATCCGTCAAGCGAGGGCAAACCGAAACCGCACAGGTTGCGTTGTTAGCCTATTACCGAGTGAATGAATTCGCGCGTTACACCGAGGACCCACTTGCCTATGCCGTTTACAGCGAAATGACAAATGCTGTCGAACGGATACGGACAAAAGCGGCACTCGTGGTTGTCTGGTTACATTGGGGAAGCAGAAGCGGCTCTACAGATGCGGCAATCGGCAGACAGCGAATTTTTGCCCACGCCCTCATCAACGCAGGCGCGGACATGGTGGTATGCCAGCAACTCCATACGTTTGGTGGTATTGAGTTGTATCAGGACAAACCGATTGTTTACAGCCTGTCAGATTTTATCTATGACGCTTACGATAAACAGCACTCACACATCGTTATCCCCAAGGCAACGTTTGACGCGAAAACACTGAAGTCAATTGAGTTAATCCCGATTTTGACAGATCCGCCAAAAACCGCAGTCCGTCCCGGAAAACCCAAGGAAAGCAGGGACGAGGTGACCTTGAAGAAACACCCAAGCAAAAACCCCCTACAAGTAGCCAATCAGTTTCCGAGCGTTCTAACTGGAAAGGCAGCGATAGACACCTTACAGAATTATCAGCGACGTTGCGCAGAACTGAAAACGGAGGTGTTCATAGAAGGCGAACGCGGGTGGATTCGATTTTCTAACCATGAACGTTAG